In the Chitinophagales bacterium genome, one interval contains:
- a CDS encoding alpha/beta fold hydrolase encodes MSELIHYKFAGDKSKPCLLIVHGLFGSLDNWQSLAKKWSENFYVISIDVRNHGRSFHSDDMRFSSCAMDIKSVLKNESIEKCHLLGHSMGGKIAMEFASLFPDSLISLIIVDVAPYKYPPHHADVFVMIKGTNLAAYTNRNDIENAIRSYIHEEGVVQFMMKNIRRNEQSMKFEWKFNWQVLYRDYLEIIQYMPQKGFAGKTIFIGGEQSKYITKETSLHIFDLYPKAELEFISNAGHWVHADNPDEIYHKVNQFIDNK; translated from the coding sequence ATGTCAGAATTGATTCATTACAAGTTTGCAGGAGATAAATCTAAACCTTGTCTGCTTATAGTGCATGGGCTATTCGGCAGTCTAGATAATTGGCAGTCTTTAGCTAAGAAGTGGTCAGAAAACTTCTACGTCATCAGTATTGATGTTCGAAATCATGGACGTTCGTTTCACAGCGACGATATGCGATTTTCGTCATGTGCCATGGATATAAAATCGGTATTAAAAAATGAGAGCATTGAAAAATGTCACCTACTTGGCCATTCGATGGGAGGTAAAATAGCAATGGAATTTGCAAGTCTATTTCCAGATTCTTTAATAAGTCTTATCATAGTAGACGTTGCTCCATACAAGTATCCACCTCACCATGCAGACGTATTTGTAATGATAAAAGGAACAAACCTAGCTGCATACACCAATCGTAATGATATCGAAAATGCCATTCGTTCTTATATCCACGAAGAAGGAGTGGTGCAATTTATGATGAAAAATATTCGAAGAAATGAGCAGTCAATGAAATTTGAATGGAAGTTTAACTGGCAAGTACTCTATAGAGACTATCTTGAAATTATTCAATATATGCCACAGAAAGGATTCGCTGGAAAAACAATATTTATAGGTGGAGAACAAAGTAAATACATAACGAAAGAGACCTCATTGCATATCTTTGACCTCTATCCAAAAGCAGAATTAGAATTCATTTCAAATGCTGGACATTGGGTGCATGCGGACAACCCCGATGAAATTTACCATAAAGTAAATCAATTTATTGATAATAAATAA